Proteins from one Streptosporangium becharense genomic window:
- a CDS encoding neutral zinc metallopeptidase, translated as MNGPRDWRAREPRRAGVIRRMLPTALAFAVVVAGLGYLHGDLRELLGTAPGSPRSALATHRVYDTGPVQARCDTLPRDIDADIRVTLRALTGCLDRMWAATLAQADIDYTPPEEVRLVGTPEEAACGIDDYDWAGIYCPGDRVVNVLVEDRRAFPIMFTLAHEYAHHVQEVSGIADQRGPEMFDEAWSRRLELQADCMAAATLRIVEPTRLRDLRRLAGAADGDPGAAGQEEAYRQSHGSGANSARWMARGERAGTVGACNTWAAPAEQVS; from the coding sequence GTGAACGGTCCTCGGGACTGGCGGGCGCGCGAGCCGCGCCGCGCCGGAGTGATCCGGCGGATGCTGCCCACCGCGCTCGCCTTCGCGGTCGTCGTCGCCGGGCTCGGCTATCTCCACGGCGACCTGCGGGAACTCCTCGGCACCGCCCCCGGCTCGCCGCGTTCGGCGCTGGCCACGCACCGCGTGTACGACACCGGCCCCGTGCAGGCGCGCTGCGACACCCTGCCCCGGGACATCGACGCCGACATCCGCGTGACGCTGCGGGCGCTGACCGGATGCCTGGACCGGATGTGGGCCGCCACCCTCGCGCAGGCGGACATCGACTACACCCCTCCCGAGGAGGTCCGGCTGGTCGGCACGCCTGAGGAGGCCGCGTGCGGCATCGACGACTACGACTGGGCCGGGATCTACTGCCCCGGCGACCGGGTCGTCAACGTCCTGGTCGAGGACCGGCGGGCCTTCCCGATCATGTTCACCCTCGCGCACGAGTACGCGCACCACGTCCAGGAGGTCAGCGGGATCGCCGACCAGCGCGGGCCGGAGATGTTCGACGAGGCGTGGTCGCGGCGGCTCGAACTCCAGGCCGACTGCATGGCCGCGGCGACGCTGCGGATCGTCGAGCCGACCCGGCTGCGCGACCTGCGCCGGCTCGCCGGCGCGGCCGACGGGGATCCCGGCGCGGCGGGGCAGGAGGAGGCCTACCGGCAGTCGCACGGCTCGGGCGCCAACAGCGCCCGGTGGATGGCGCGCGGCGAGCGGGCCGGCACCGTCGGGGCGTGCAACACGTGGGCCGCTCCGGCGGAGCAGGTGTCCTGA
- a CDS encoding DALR anticodon-binding domain-containing protein: protein MTPGRLGELLGMPPIPRGTWAEEALYVSPAAARRGVDPEETAARLRALPGVAAVRVRAGGFLEIVVAVPGELVTEIGPPPGAVPPGVVPPGPPPPGAVPPAATRAPAWPDRPRTWANPGFAVRYAHVRAVAVQRWAVELGVGGEFRPELLDGRWDRAVLRLLAELPGRRAGRDPGWAAYAERLAGAYHDAFERAAPLPVGDGEPSPLHAARVRLARAVRDALAGTLAALGETAPDRL from the coding sequence GGCTCGGAGAGCTCCTCGGCATGCCGCCGATCCCCCGGGGGACGTGGGCCGAGGAGGCGCTCTACGTCTCCCCGGCCGCGGCGCGCCGGGGCGTGGACCCCGAGGAGACGGCGGCGCGGCTGCGCGCGCTGCCCGGTGTCGCGGCCGTGCGGGTGCGGGCCGGCGGTTTCCTGGAGATCGTGGTGGCGGTGCCGGGGGAACTCGTCACGGAGATCGGCCCGCCGCCCGGCGCGGTACCCCCCGGCGTAGTGCCGCCCGGTCCGCCGCCCCCCGGCGCGGTGCCGCCCGCCGCGACGCGGGCGCCGGCGTGGCCCGACCGGCCCAGGACGTGGGCCAACCCGGGGTTCGCGGTGCGGTACGCGCATGTGCGCGCGGTCGCCGTGCAGCGCTGGGCGGTGGAGCTGGGGGTCGGCGGGGAGTTCCGGCCCGAGCTGCTCGACGGCCGGTGGGACCGGGCGGTGCTCAGGCTGCTGGCCGAGCTGCCCGGCAGACGGGCGGGCCGCGACCCCGGGTGGGCCGCCTACGCCGAGCGGCTGGCCGGGGCCTACCACGACGCGTTCGAGCGGGCCGCCCCGCTGCCGGTGGGGGACGGGGAGCCGTCGCCGTTGCACGCGGCGCGGGTGCGGCTGGCGCGGGCCGTCCGGGACGCACTGGCCGGGACGTTGGCGGCACTTGGTGAGACGGCACCCGACAGGCTGTGA
- the lysA gene encoding diaminopimelate decarboxylase gives MSRFAHPAGDRHAEVLPEERPPHAPADLNTLDPTIWPRTSHRADGSITIGGVDVRDLVAEHGTPLYVVDEEDFRSRCRDYATAFAGGDVHYAGKAFLCREVARWIMQEGLGLDVCSGGELAVALSVGFPPERITLHGNNKSSAELERAVETGVGHIVVDSFEEIARLGFLADKHGRRPQVMIRVTVGVEAHTHEFIATAHDDQKFGFSLSAGAAAEAARRILALPQLELVGLHSHIGSQITDTAGFEVAARRLATLLVQIKEEHGVVLPELDLGGGYGIPYVEGDTAPDVKEIADSLREIVAKVAESAGLPVPRLTVEPGRAITGLAGVTLYGVGTIKDVEGLRTYVSVDGGMSDNIRTALYGAEYTARLASRESAAAPMLSRLVGKHCESGDMVVRDLWLPADLATGDLVAVAGTGAYCRSLANNYNYLPKPAVVAVKDGASRVIVRRETEDDLLRGQL, from the coding sequence GTGAGTCGATTCGCCCACCCCGCCGGTGACCGGCATGCCGAGGTGCTGCCCGAGGAGCGTCCTCCGCACGCACCCGCCGATCTGAACACGCTGGACCCGACCATCTGGCCGCGAACGTCGCACCGCGCCGACGGTTCGATCACCATCGGCGGCGTGGACGTCAGGGACCTGGTCGCCGAGCACGGCACCCCGCTCTACGTGGTGGACGAGGAAGACTTCCGCTCCCGCTGCCGCGACTACGCCACCGCCTTCGCCGGCGGCGACGTCCACTACGCGGGCAAGGCGTTCCTCTGCCGCGAGGTCGCCCGCTGGATCATGCAGGAGGGGCTCGGCCTCGACGTGTGCAGCGGCGGCGAGCTCGCCGTCGCGCTCAGCGTCGGCTTCCCGCCCGAGCGGATCACCCTGCACGGCAACAACAAGTCGTCCGCCGAGCTGGAGCGGGCCGTCGAGACCGGTGTCGGGCACATCGTGGTCGACTCCTTCGAGGAGATCGCCCGTCTCGGCTTCCTCGCCGACAAGCACGGCAGGCGCCCCCAGGTCATGATCCGGGTCACCGTCGGCGTGGAGGCCCACACCCACGAGTTCATCGCCACCGCCCACGACGACCAGAAGTTCGGCTTCTCGCTGAGCGCGGGCGCCGCGGCCGAGGCGGCCCGGCGCATCCTGGCCCTGCCCCAGCTGGAGCTGGTCGGCCTGCACTCCCACATCGGCTCCCAGATCACCGACACCGCCGGGTTCGAGGTGGCCGCGCGCCGCCTGGCCACGTTGCTGGTGCAGATCAAGGAGGAGCACGGCGTCGTGCTGCCGGAGCTCGACCTCGGCGGCGGCTACGGCATCCCGTACGTCGAGGGGGACACCGCACCCGACGTCAAGGAGATCGCCGACAGCCTGCGCGAGATCGTCGCCAAGGTGGCCGAGAGCGCCGGGCTGCCGGTGCCCCGGCTCACCGTCGAGCCCGGCCGGGCCATCACCGGCCTCGCGGGCGTCACGCTCTACGGGGTCGGCACGATCAAGGACGTCGAGGGGCTGCGCACCTACGTCAGCGTCGACGGTGGCATGAGCGACAACATCCGCACCGCCCTGTACGGCGCCGAGTACACCGCGCGCCTGGCCTCCCGCGAGAGCGCCGCCGCGCCGATGCTCTCCCGGCTGGTCGGCAAGCACTGCGAGAGCGGCGACATGGTCGTCCGCGACCTGTGGCTCCCGGCGGACCTGGCCACCGGCGACCTCGTCGCCGTCGCGGGCACCGGCGCCTACTGCCGCTCGCTCGCCAACAACTACAACTACCTCCCCAAGCCTGCCGTGGTCGCGGTCAAGGACGGGGCGTCCCGCGTGATCGTCCGCCGGGAGACCGAGGACGACCTGCTGAGAGGACAGCTGTGA